CAGAGGGCGGGCCAGACAGAGGGATCTGTCGACCTCGCGAGGCTTTCCGGTCTCTACCCGGCGGGTGTCATATGCGAGATCATGAGCGATGACGGAACCATGGCAAGGGTTCCGGAACTCATGGAGTTTGCAGGGCGGCATCGCCTCAAGATCGTGACGGTGAAAGACCTCATCCACCACAGGATCCGCACCGATCGCTACATCAGGAGGATCTCAGACGTGAACCTTCCGACCGAGCATGGCGAGTTCAGGGCAGTCGCCTACGAGAACGACATGGACAATAATATCCATATAGCACTCGTGAAGGGTGAGATAAAACCGGATGACGCCGTCCTCGTCCGGGTTCACTCCGAGTGCCTCACCGGCGACGTCTTCGGTTCGAAGCGGTGCGACTGCGGTGAACAGCTGCATAAGGCGATGGAACGAATTCACCGGGAGGGTAAAGGGGTTATCCTCTACATGAGGCAGGAGGGGAGGGGCATCGGACTCGCCAACAAGCTGCGCGCTTACGAACTTCAGGACAAGGGCCTCGACACCGTCGAGGCGAATATACAGCTCGGATTTAAGCCCGATTTGAGGGACTACGGCATAGGGGCGCAGATACTCGTCGACCTCGGTGTCAGGAAGATGCGTCTCATGACGAACAATCCGAAGAAGATCGTAGGTCTCGAGGGATACGGGCTCAAGGTCGGAGAAAGGGTCCCGATCGAGAGCAGGCCGCATGAGAAGAATATCATCTATTTGAAGACGAAGAAGAAGAAGCTCGGCCACATGCTCGAGAACGTTTGAGGTCAGCTCCGGCGTGAGGAGGCATATTACCGTTCGCTGATGGGAGACGGTCGGCCTCAGGACGAAATCCTTTCCCTTCGCGCTGAGATTAAACGTCTCAGGAAATCCCTCTCAGAACTCACTCCTCCCCTTACCGTTCTCCTGAAGCGGAGGGGGTTCACCATCTACAAGAAAGAACCTCAGGATGACCTCCTCCTGCCTGAAGAGAGATTCGTCGATGACTATTACAGAATCCTCAATAAGTATTCTTTCAGGCTCTTTCTCAGGGATGTCATTAAACACCAGGAACTCTTCACCCTTCGGGATGTTACGCGTTATGCCACCCAAGGGGTCACGAAAGATTATACGGAATACCTCGAGAGTATCGGACTCATTGGGAAAAGAGTGCGGGCCGCCGGCGAGGGTGCTGATATCGCCTATCGGTTAAGCAAGGGTCCCGTGAAGAGTTTCGGGGTGACCCTTGAATGGTTCATCGCGGAAATCTTCAAACGAGAATTCGCCGCAGAGGCGGTGTGGGGAGTGAAATGCAAGAGGCCGGTTGTCGGCGGCGATTACGACCTCATCGCCAAGATCGATGGTTCAATCCTCTACGGGGAGGTCAAGTCTTCACCCCCTAAGCAGATTTATGCCAATGAGATAGCAGCCTTCCTCACGAGGGCCTTCGATATGAAACCGGAGATCACCCTCTTCTTCATGGATACGGAGTTGCGGATGAAGGATAAGATCGTTCCGATCTTTGAAGAAGAACTGGGGAAACGACCCTCCCACGAAATCACCGGATTCTTCGGAAAAGGCAGGGGGGCGGTTACGGCACTCCGGGGAGAGAGGATCGAAAAAGAACTCTTCCACATAGAGGACAAAATCTTTATAATAAATGCGAAGGAAAGCATTGCCGGTAATATAGAACGGGTCTTACGCTGGTTTTTCAGGAGGTCCCTATGAGCACCGAGATCGAAATATGTGCGATATGTGCCTGGAGAGGTACGTGTCAGAAGAAGTTTTCCCTGTCCGGGAAAAATATCCACTGCGCTGATTTTGTGCGGGATGTGTCCCTGAAGGAAAAATCCGAAACGGAAAAGAAAAAGGAGGAAGCAGAGAAATGATCCCGAGGAAATTGCAGGACGCGCTCTCTCTCAGCGACGGCAAGCTCAGGATAAAAGACCTGAATGCCGTGAGGAATGCCATGGACGATCTCGTCTCCGAAGCGGTCTTCTCGGAGAATGAGGAAGAGAAGAAGGACCTCCTGATCTTCATAAAAGAGACGGCTAAGGCAGCGGGGGCGGTCCCTGCATCCATTCAGGGACTCTATGAGGAATTGGGGAGGGATTACCACGGCTTCACGGTGCCCGCAATGAACGTGCGGGGATTAACCTACGACGTTTCCCGGGCCATCTTCAGAAAGGCGATGGAAAAACGCGTCGGCGCCTTCATCTTTGAGATAGCCCGTTCCGAGATAGGATATACAAAGCAGCGGCCCCTCGAATACTCTGCTGTCGTTCTGGCCGCAGCCGTGAAGGAAGGATATCAGGGGCCCGTCTTTATTCAGGGTGACCACTTCCAGCTTGTGAGGAAGAACTACCTTTCGGACCCGGGGGCTGAAACGAATTACGTGAGAGGCCTGATAAAGGAGGCGATCGAGGCGGAGTTCTATAATATCGATATAGACTCTTCAACCCTCGTTGACCTCGAAAAACAGACGATCAAAGAGCAGCAGAGGCCGAACTTCGAAAAAACCGCTGAACTGGCACGCGGCATCAGAGAGATCCAGCCCCCCGGCATCGATATCTCGGTCGGCGGCGAGATCGGAGAGATAGGGGGGAAGAACAGCTCACCCGAAGAACTCAGGGCTTACCTCGACGGCTTCAAGGAACTATTCCGGACGGGCGGCAAGGGCCTCAGCAAACTCAGTGTCCAGACAGGCACGAGTCACGGCGGTGTTGTCCTGCCCGACGGCACCCTCGCGAAGGTGAAGATAGACTTCGACACCCTCAAGACGCTCTCGGAGATCGCGAGGAAGGAGTACGGGCTTTCGGGCGCGGTCCAGCACGGCGCCTCTACCCTC
The nucleotide sequence above comes from Thermodesulfovibrionales bacterium. Encoded proteins:
- a CDS encoding bifunctional 3,4-dihydroxy-2-butanone-4-phosphate synthase/GTP cyclohydrolase II; the protein is MQKYKFNTIDEAIEDVAKGKMIILVDDEDRENEGDLCMAAEKVTPASINFMAKHGRGLICLSLTAQRVEELELPMMTGKNTSQFGTAFTVSIEAKKGVTTGISAADRATTILTAIDPKTKVEDLARPGHVFPLRAKPGGVLQRAGQTEGSVDLARLSGLYPAGVICEIMSDDGTMARVPELMEFAGRHRLKIVTVKDLIHHRIRTDRYIRRISDVNLPTEHGEFRAVAYENDMDNNIHIALVKGEIKPDDAVLVRVHSECLTGDVFGSKRCDCGEQLHKAMERIHREGKGVILYMRQEGRGIGLANKLRAYELQDKGLDTVEANIQLGFKPDLRDYGIGAQILVDLGVRKMRLMTNNPKKIVGLEGYGLKVGERVPIESRPHEKNIIYLKTKKKKLGHMLENV
- a CDS encoding class II fructose-bisphosphate aldolase, yielding MIPRKLQDALSLSDGKLRIKDLNAVRNAMDDLVSEAVFSENEEEKKDLLIFIKETAKAAGAVPASIQGLYEELGRDYHGFTVPAMNVRGLTYDVSRAIFRKAMEKRVGAFIFEIARSEIGYTKQRPLEYSAVVLAAAVKEGYQGPVFIQGDHFQLVRKNYLSDPGAETNYVRGLIKEAIEAEFYNIDIDSSTLVDLEKQTIKEQQRPNFEKTAELARGIREIQPPGIDISVGGEIGEIGGKNSSPEELRAYLDGFKELFRTGGKGLSKLSVQTGTSHGGVVLPDGTLAKVKIDFDTLKTLSEIARKEYGLSGAVQHGASTLPEEAFDMFPKTGTSEVHLATGFQNIIYDSAHLPAAFKDEVYAFIKQEYAKEWKEGQTEEQFIYSTRKKGFGPAKKKWWDLPAEVRTLIMGEIKDRFGLLFDKLKVANTSEIVGKTVSPVTITKEIPEQIKKELS